One segment of Coffea arabica cultivar ET-39 chromosome 7c, Coffea Arabica ET-39 HiFi, whole genome shotgun sequence DNA contains the following:
- the LOC113701781 gene encoding uncharacterized protein isoform X1, producing the protein MKLQTLQMIKTPPPPRPPSLQLAIPGNMAYHRRIWHYGGVFKLMVAFLFCLGIVATCEPCSVSGVQHQVENEACRLCRDGGESDYQGVFTGDVGSGFALDKLEPHASLDYVCGNSNLFCFWSTLPGLSRPGHVVQSTSAEVSGVQSDVKLHEMPNHARTNISWSSSCGIIKFSSGRTISCSLNQQYGCKELPSRPLDSSEGNDVLSCRGSFLDHKSQFFDSKEDARMSDSSSPHVEISPPLLDWGERNLYFPSLAFLTVTNAHSDNILTIYEPYSTNSQFYPCNFSEMVLAPGEGALICFVFLPKWLGFSSAQLVLQTSFGGFFIQATGFALESPYLVQPLIDLDVSSSGKWRKNLSLFNPFNEALYVEELTAWISVSSGNTSHSTKAVCSINSIQDLHELSLLSVHEWIDVRSAEVGLPLVSMRPHKNWVVDPHRMETIMELDFSFPAEGRIFGAFCLQLLRSSKDEIDTLIVPLEAEFGQISAYHEHGSPISVSLKALVPCDSSGTTVVILSVKNDSPFMLSIVNISEVGEGTKYFHIKYTEGLILFPSTVTHVALVFCTSISFEILGPPSELADTNVNCELHVLTNDSRNSEIKVPCRDLVSVCSSHTLDSSVGSPQGSEEVEYESIRTISSGSPKQPLILNEALNTAEADEMVLKNWKSHATASGMSVLDDDEVLFPLVQVGSQSSRFVNVKNPSQQPVVMQLILHSGKIITECKAADGHFQPSLSGSSTGYKSASPLKYGFSVAEGALTEALVHPHGRASLGPILFQPSDRCGWRSSLLIRNNLSGVEWLPLRGFGGSFSAVLLEESEPVQAVEFKLSLPLPRTISSPDFLHHIDDNMRTCSQPLAKELYAKNMGDLPLEVRNIKVTGTECGLDGFVVQNCKGFVLEPGKSIKLIITFQTDFSAATVQRDLELSLATGIIVIPMKASLPVYMLSFCKKTIFWMRLKKSIVLILAAFILSLVLFCFTPHLMTFGQDYMFKSGKSFIATVSQAGKSVRPHRSDRSCSKFPLSGKMNGWLRSVGKGESLLLEPVGMHNDGFVTKEQVSSFAARPVKSALEFDKKSSCFLDNGKEMTPSSSMTNAVTVQSSDVQDASQAGNLTVKTGKDKGRRRRKKKSSGNGVTGLFEVSSSQSGNSTPSSPLSPVSSLTPTRPRPLSPDMSQSVQARNPFAPVAIQRYERSAYPEPKPRAKVLQSEISLKPCGENNYAWSTSSQEKPDVLHKVPGKPVLLPSATLPQAGRPDSLWSCRPSFLSSASTIAPHARAPGSKLNEQKTVEEKAELKEKFTYDIWGDHIFGFPHVGRSKEISGMQPHAEQNNSDSFFVRGPQALMTIVQRESDGSINTFLVLVFDS; encoded by the exons atgaagcttcaaacCCTACAGATGATCAAGACTCCGCCACCACCACGACCACCATCGCTTCAGCTGGCCATACCGGGCAACATGGCCTACCATCG GAGAATATGGCACTATGGCGGAGTATTTAAATTAATGGTGGCTTTTCTATTTTGCCTTGGTATTGTGGCTACGTGTGAACCATGTTCGGTGTCTGGGGTGCAGCATCAAGTGGAAAATGAAGCATGTAGGTTGTGCAGAGATGGTGGTGAGTCAGATTATCAAGGTGTATTTACTGGTGATGTTGGTTCAGGGTTTGCATTAGATAAGCTAGAGCCCCATGCAAGTCTTGATTATGTATGTGGGAATTCAAATTTGTTCTGCTTTTGGTCAACATTGCCTGGATTATCACGCCCAGGGCATGTTGTTCAATCTACATCAGCTGAAGTTTCTGGGGTTCAATCGGATgttaaattacatgaaatgccAAATCATGCGAGGACTAATATTAGTTGGTCATCAAGTTGTGGTATTATTAAGTTCTCTAGTGGTAGGACTATTTCTTGCTCTCTGAACCAGCAATATGGTTGTAAGGAACTGCCCAGTCGTCCTCTAGATAGTAGTGAGGGAAACGATGTTTTGTCCTGTAGAGGATCGTTTCTTGACCATAAAAGTCAGTTTTTTGACTCAAAAGAGGATGCAAGGATGAGTGACAGTTCTTCACCCCACGTAGAAATAAGCCCTCCCCTTTTGGACTGGGGAGAAAGGAACTTATATTTCCCCTCTTTAGCATTTTTAACAGTCACAAATGCACACAGTGACAATATTTTGACCATTTATGAACCTTATAGTACCAACTCTCAGTTTTATCCGTGCAATTTTAGTGAAATGGTGTTGGCACCTGGGGAAGGTGCCTTgatttgttttgtgtttttgcCCAAATGGTTAGGCTTTTCCTCTGCTCAGCTAGTGTTGCAGACAAGCTTTGGTGGTTTCTTCATCCAGGCTACAGGGTTTGCACTTGAGTCCCCCTATCTTGTACAGCCGTTGATTGACCTGGATGTTTCCTCCAGTGGAAAGTGGAGAAagaatttgtcattgtttaatCCTTTCAATGAAGCTCTTTATGTGGAGGAGTTAACTGCCTGGATATCAGTTTCTTCTGGGAATACTTCCCATTCTACCAAAGCTGTCTGTAGTATCAATAGTATCCAAGATCTGCATGAGTTAAGTTTGCTGAGCGTTCATGAGTGGATAGATGTGAGAAGTGCTGAAGTTGGTCTGCCACTAGTTTCAATGAGACCCCATAAGAATTGGGTGGTTGATCCACACAGAATGGAGACCATCATGGAGTTGGATTTTTCATTTCCTGCTGAAGGGAGAATTTTTGGTGCCTTTTGTCTGCAGTTGCTAAGATCATCAAAAGATGAGATTGATACACTCATTGTTCCTCTTGAAGCAGAATTTGGTCAAATTTCAGCTTACCATGAGCATGGAAGTCCCATTTCAGTATCTCTCAAGGCCCTGGTGCCTTGTGATAGCAGTGGTACTACTGTTGTTATTTTGTCTGTGAAAAATGATTCTCCTTTTATGTTGAGCATTGTCAATATTAGCGAAGTGGGAGAAGGCACCAAATATTTCCACATCAAATACACAGAAGGACTGATTCTTTTCCCTAGCACTGTCACACATGTTGCGTTGGTCTTTTGTACTTCCATTTCCTTTGAAATACTTGGTCCACCTTCTGAGCTTGCTGACACAAATGTGAATTGTGAACTACACGTGTTGACAAATGATTCGAGAAATTCTGAGATCAAAGTTCCTTGCAGAGATTTAGTGAGTGTTTGTTCAAGTCATACTTTAGATTCGTCTGTTGGATCTCCACAAGGTTCTGAAGAGGTGGAGTATGAAAGCATAAGAACCATATCTTCAGGCAGTCCCAAGCAGCCACTAATACTGAATGAG GCATTGAATACCGCAGAAGCAGATGAAATGGTTCTCAAGAATTGGAAGTCTCATGCTACTGCAAGTGGCATGTCTGTGCTTGATGATGATGAAGTATTGTTTCCACTGGTTCAGGTTGGAAGTCAATCTTCTCGATTTGTAAATGTCAAAAATCCTAGCCAACAACCTGTTGTTATGCAGCTCATTTTGCATTCTGGAAAAATAATCACTGAGTGCAAGGCAGCGGATGGACATTTTCAGCCCTCCTTATCTGGGAGTTCGACTGGTTATAAATCAGCTTCACCTTTAAAGTATGGTTTTTCAGTGGCAGAGGGAGCTTTGACTGAGGCTCTTGTACATCCTCATGGTAGAGCATCCTTGGGTCCAATACTATTTCAACCCTCTGATCGATGTGGGTGGAGGAGTTCATTGCTAATAAGGAACAATCTTTCGGGTGTGGAGTGGTTACCTCTGCGAGGATTTGGGGGGTCATTTTCTGCAGTGTTGCTTGAAGAATCTGAACCTGTACAGGCTGTTGAGTTCAAGTTAAGCTTGCCTCTTCCTCGTACAATCTCTTCTCCTGACTTTTTACATCATATCGATGACAACATGCGTACATGCTCTCAGCCTTTGGCAAAAGAGCTATATGCGAAAAACATGGGGGACTTGCCCTTGGAGGTTAGAAACATAAAAGTTACTGGAACTGAATGTGGGCTGGATGGGTTTGTGGTACAGAATTGCAAAGGTTTTGTTCTTGAACCTGGAAAGTCTATAAAGCTCATAATAACATTTCAGACTGATTTTTCTGCAGCTACAGTGCAGAGAGACCTTGAATTATCTTTGGCAACAGGTATCATTGTGATACCTATGAAAGCAAGTCTACCTGTTTACATGCTTAGTTTTTGTAAAAAGACAATTTTCTGGATGCGACTGAAGAAATCTATTGTTTTAATCCTTGCTGCCTTTATCTTGTCTCTAGTTCTTTTTTGCTTCACTCCCCATTTGATGACTTTTGGCCAAGATTACATGTTTAAGAGTGGGAAAAGCTTCATTGCTACTGTAAGCCAAGCTGGAAAATCTGTCCGCCCCCATCGTAGCGATAGAAGCTGCAGTAAATTTCCCTTGTCTGGCAAAATGAATGGTTGGCTGCGATCAGTTGGGAAGGGGGAATCCTTACTTCTGGAGCCTGTTGGTATGCATAATGATGGTTTTGTCACCAAAGAACAAGTTTCAAGTTTTGCTGCTAGGCCTGTGAAATCTGCTCTGGAGTTTGACAAGAAAAGCAGTTGTTTCTTGGATAACGGAAAGGAAATGACTCCATCCTCTTCAATGACAAATGCTGTGACAGTTCAAAGCTCTGATGTTCAGGATGCATCACAAGCTGGAAACCTTACAGTTAAAACTGGTAAAGATAAAGGAAGAAGGCgaaggaagaaaaagagttCTGGCAATGGTGTAACTGGGCTTTTTGAAGTTTCAAGTAGTCAAAGTGGCAATTCGACACCTTCGTCTCCCTTGTCTCCTGTCTCATCCTTAACTCCCACAAGGCCTCGGCCTCTGTCCCCTGATATGAGTCAATCTGTTCAGGCTAGAAATCCATTTGCACCAGTAGCCATTCAACGATATGAGAGGAGTGCTTACCCTGAACCTAAACCCAGGGCAAAAGTTTTGCAGTCTGAGATTTCTTTGAAACCTTGTGGTGAAAACAATTATGCTTGGAGTACTTCTAGTCAAGAGAAGCCTGATGTGTTGCATAAAGTGCCTGGCAAGCCTGTGTTATTGCCCTCTGCAACCCTCCCTCAAGCTGGCAGGCCTGACTCACTCTGGTCATGTCGTCCTTCTTTTTTGTCATCAGCATCTACAATTGCTCCACATGCCCGGGCTCCTGGATCCAAACTAAATGAGCAAAAAACAGTTGAGGAAAAGGCAGAACTGAAGGAAAAATTTACGTATGACATTTGGGGTGACCATATTTTTGGATTCCCTCATGTGGGTAGATCAAAGGAGATTTCAGGGATGCAACCCCATGCTGAACAAAATAACTCGGATAGCTTTTTTGTTAGAGGTCCGCAGGCCCTCATGACAATAGTTCAACGTGAATCA GATGGATCGATCAATACTTTCCTGGTGTTGGTCTTTGACTCGTGA
- the LOC113701781 gene encoding uncharacterized protein isoform X3, whose protein sequence is MKLQTLQMIKTPPPPRPPSLQLAIPGNMAYHRRIWHYGGVFKLMVAFLFCLGIVATCEPCSVSGVQHQVENEACRLCRDGGESDYQGVFTGDVGSGFALDKLEPHASLDYVCGNSNLFCFWSTLPGLSRPGHVVQSTSAEVSGVQSDVKLHEMPNHARTNISWSSSCGIIKFSSGRTISCSLNQQYGCKELPSRPLDSSEGNDVLSCRGSFLDHKSQFFDSKEDARMSDSSSPHVEISPPLLDWGERNLYFPSLAFLTVTNAHSDNILTIYEPYSTNSQFYPCNFSEMVLAPGEGALICFVFLPKWLGFSSAQLVLQTSFGGFFIQATGFALESPYLVQPLIDLDVSSSGKWRKNLSLFNPFNEALYVEELTAWISVSSGNTSHSTKAVCSINSIQDLHELSLLSVHEWIDVRSAEVGLPLVSMRPHKNWVVDPHRMETIMELDFSFPAEGRIFGAFCLQLLRSSKDEIDTLIVPLEAEFGQISAYHEHGSPISVSLKALVPCDSSGTTVVILSVKNDSPFMLSIVNISEVGEGTKYFHIKYTEGLILFPSTVTHVALVFCTSISFEILGPPSELADTNVNCELHVLTNDSRNSEIKVPCRDLVSVCSSHTLDSSVGSPQGSEEVEYESIRTISSGSPKQPLILNEALNTAEADEMVLKNWKSHATASGMSVLDDDEVLFPLVQLILHSGKIITECKAADGHFQPSLSGSSTGYKSASPLKYGFSVAEGALTEALVHPHGRASLGPILFQPSDRCGWRSSLLIRNNLSGVEWLPLRGFGGSFSAVLLEESEPVQAVEFKLSLPLPRTISSPDFLHHIDDNMRTCSQPLAKELYAKNMGDLPLEVRNIKVTGTECGLDGFVVQNCKGFVLEPGKSIKLIITFQTDFSAATVQRDLELSLATGIIVIPMKASLPVYMLSFCKKTIFWMRLKKSIVLILAAFILSLVLFCFTPHLMTFGQDYMFKSGKSFIATVSQAGKSVRPHRSDRSCSKFPLSGKMNGWLRSVGKGESLLLEPVGMHNDGFVTKEQVSSFAARPVKSALEFDKKSSCFLDNGKEMTPSSSMTNAVTVQSSDVQDASQAGNLTVKTGKDKGRRRRKKKSSGNGVTGLFEVSSSQSGNSTPSSPLSPVSSLTPTRPRPLSPDMSQSVQARNPFAPVAIQRYERSAYPEPKPRAKVLQSEISLKPCGENNYAWSTSSQEKPDVLHKVPGKPVLLPSATLPQAGRPDSLWSCRPSFLSSASTIAPHARAPGSKLNEQKTVEEKAELKEKFTYDIWGDHIFGFPHVGRSKEISGMQPHAEQNNSDSFFVRGPQALMTIVQRESDGSINTFLVLVFDS, encoded by the exons atgaagcttcaaacCCTACAGATGATCAAGACTCCGCCACCACCACGACCACCATCGCTTCAGCTGGCCATACCGGGCAACATGGCCTACCATCG GAGAATATGGCACTATGGCGGAGTATTTAAATTAATGGTGGCTTTTCTATTTTGCCTTGGTATTGTGGCTACGTGTGAACCATGTTCGGTGTCTGGGGTGCAGCATCAAGTGGAAAATGAAGCATGTAGGTTGTGCAGAGATGGTGGTGAGTCAGATTATCAAGGTGTATTTACTGGTGATGTTGGTTCAGGGTTTGCATTAGATAAGCTAGAGCCCCATGCAAGTCTTGATTATGTATGTGGGAATTCAAATTTGTTCTGCTTTTGGTCAACATTGCCTGGATTATCACGCCCAGGGCATGTTGTTCAATCTACATCAGCTGAAGTTTCTGGGGTTCAATCGGATgttaaattacatgaaatgccAAATCATGCGAGGACTAATATTAGTTGGTCATCAAGTTGTGGTATTATTAAGTTCTCTAGTGGTAGGACTATTTCTTGCTCTCTGAACCAGCAATATGGTTGTAAGGAACTGCCCAGTCGTCCTCTAGATAGTAGTGAGGGAAACGATGTTTTGTCCTGTAGAGGATCGTTTCTTGACCATAAAAGTCAGTTTTTTGACTCAAAAGAGGATGCAAGGATGAGTGACAGTTCTTCACCCCACGTAGAAATAAGCCCTCCCCTTTTGGACTGGGGAGAAAGGAACTTATATTTCCCCTCTTTAGCATTTTTAACAGTCACAAATGCACACAGTGACAATATTTTGACCATTTATGAACCTTATAGTACCAACTCTCAGTTTTATCCGTGCAATTTTAGTGAAATGGTGTTGGCACCTGGGGAAGGTGCCTTgatttgttttgtgtttttgcCCAAATGGTTAGGCTTTTCCTCTGCTCAGCTAGTGTTGCAGACAAGCTTTGGTGGTTTCTTCATCCAGGCTACAGGGTTTGCACTTGAGTCCCCCTATCTTGTACAGCCGTTGATTGACCTGGATGTTTCCTCCAGTGGAAAGTGGAGAAagaatttgtcattgtttaatCCTTTCAATGAAGCTCTTTATGTGGAGGAGTTAACTGCCTGGATATCAGTTTCTTCTGGGAATACTTCCCATTCTACCAAAGCTGTCTGTAGTATCAATAGTATCCAAGATCTGCATGAGTTAAGTTTGCTGAGCGTTCATGAGTGGATAGATGTGAGAAGTGCTGAAGTTGGTCTGCCACTAGTTTCAATGAGACCCCATAAGAATTGGGTGGTTGATCCACACAGAATGGAGACCATCATGGAGTTGGATTTTTCATTTCCTGCTGAAGGGAGAATTTTTGGTGCCTTTTGTCTGCAGTTGCTAAGATCATCAAAAGATGAGATTGATACACTCATTGTTCCTCTTGAAGCAGAATTTGGTCAAATTTCAGCTTACCATGAGCATGGAAGTCCCATTTCAGTATCTCTCAAGGCCCTGGTGCCTTGTGATAGCAGTGGTACTACTGTTGTTATTTTGTCTGTGAAAAATGATTCTCCTTTTATGTTGAGCATTGTCAATATTAGCGAAGTGGGAGAAGGCACCAAATATTTCCACATCAAATACACAGAAGGACTGATTCTTTTCCCTAGCACTGTCACACATGTTGCGTTGGTCTTTTGTACTTCCATTTCCTTTGAAATACTTGGTCCACCTTCTGAGCTTGCTGACACAAATGTGAATTGTGAACTACACGTGTTGACAAATGATTCGAGAAATTCTGAGATCAAAGTTCCTTGCAGAGATTTAGTGAGTGTTTGTTCAAGTCATACTTTAGATTCGTCTGTTGGATCTCCACAAGGTTCTGAAGAGGTGGAGTATGAAAGCATAAGAACCATATCTTCAGGCAGTCCCAAGCAGCCACTAATACTGAATGAG GCATTGAATACCGCAGAAGCAGATGAAATGGTTCTCAAGAATTGGAAGTCTCATGCTACTGCAAGTGGCATGTCTGTGCTTGATGATGATGAAGTATTGTTTCCACTGGTTCAG CTCATTTTGCATTCTGGAAAAATAATCACTGAGTGCAAGGCAGCGGATGGACATTTTCAGCCCTCCTTATCTGGGAGTTCGACTGGTTATAAATCAGCTTCACCTTTAAAGTATGGTTTTTCAGTGGCAGAGGGAGCTTTGACTGAGGCTCTTGTACATCCTCATGGTAGAGCATCCTTGGGTCCAATACTATTTCAACCCTCTGATCGATGTGGGTGGAGGAGTTCATTGCTAATAAGGAACAATCTTTCGGGTGTGGAGTGGTTACCTCTGCGAGGATTTGGGGGGTCATTTTCTGCAGTGTTGCTTGAAGAATCTGAACCTGTACAGGCTGTTGAGTTCAAGTTAAGCTTGCCTCTTCCTCGTACAATCTCTTCTCCTGACTTTTTACATCATATCGATGACAACATGCGTACATGCTCTCAGCCTTTGGCAAAAGAGCTATATGCGAAAAACATGGGGGACTTGCCCTTGGAGGTTAGAAACATAAAAGTTACTGGAACTGAATGTGGGCTGGATGGGTTTGTGGTACAGAATTGCAAAGGTTTTGTTCTTGAACCTGGAAAGTCTATAAAGCTCATAATAACATTTCAGACTGATTTTTCTGCAGCTACAGTGCAGAGAGACCTTGAATTATCTTTGGCAACAGGTATCATTGTGATACCTATGAAAGCAAGTCTACCTGTTTACATGCTTAGTTTTTGTAAAAAGACAATTTTCTGGATGCGACTGAAGAAATCTATTGTTTTAATCCTTGCTGCCTTTATCTTGTCTCTAGTTCTTTTTTGCTTCACTCCCCATTTGATGACTTTTGGCCAAGATTACATGTTTAAGAGTGGGAAAAGCTTCATTGCTACTGTAAGCCAAGCTGGAAAATCTGTCCGCCCCCATCGTAGCGATAGAAGCTGCAGTAAATTTCCCTTGTCTGGCAAAATGAATGGTTGGCTGCGATCAGTTGGGAAGGGGGAATCCTTACTTCTGGAGCCTGTTGGTATGCATAATGATGGTTTTGTCACCAAAGAACAAGTTTCAAGTTTTGCTGCTAGGCCTGTGAAATCTGCTCTGGAGTTTGACAAGAAAAGCAGTTGTTTCTTGGATAACGGAAAGGAAATGACTCCATCCTCTTCAATGACAAATGCTGTGACAGTTCAAAGCTCTGATGTTCAGGATGCATCACAAGCTGGAAACCTTACAGTTAAAACTGGTAAAGATAAAGGAAGAAGGCgaaggaagaaaaagagttCTGGCAATGGTGTAACTGGGCTTTTTGAAGTTTCAAGTAGTCAAAGTGGCAATTCGACACCTTCGTCTCCCTTGTCTCCTGTCTCATCCTTAACTCCCACAAGGCCTCGGCCTCTGTCCCCTGATATGAGTCAATCTGTTCAGGCTAGAAATCCATTTGCACCAGTAGCCATTCAACGATATGAGAGGAGTGCTTACCCTGAACCTAAACCCAGGGCAAAAGTTTTGCAGTCTGAGATTTCTTTGAAACCTTGTGGTGAAAACAATTATGCTTGGAGTACTTCTAGTCAAGAGAAGCCTGATGTGTTGCATAAAGTGCCTGGCAAGCCTGTGTTATTGCCCTCTGCAACCCTCCCTCAAGCTGGCAGGCCTGACTCACTCTGGTCATGTCGTCCTTCTTTTTTGTCATCAGCATCTACAATTGCTCCACATGCCCGGGCTCCTGGATCCAAACTAAATGAGCAAAAAACAGTTGAGGAAAAGGCAGAACTGAAGGAAAAATTTACGTATGACATTTGGGGTGACCATATTTTTGGATTCCCTCATGTGGGTAGATCAAAGGAGATTTCAGGGATGCAACCCCATGCTGAACAAAATAACTCGGATAGCTTTTTTGTTAGAGGTCCGCAGGCCCTCATGACAATAGTTCAACGTGAATCA GATGGATCGATCAATACTTTCCTGGTGTTGGTCTTTGACTCGTGA